In Campylobacter concisus, the following are encoded in one genomic region:
- a CDS encoding MOSC domain-containing protein — MAIVKALLIGEVKNYGSQSATDKLNLPWSSAIFKVSQNGEIFANELGFVGDSVADTKHHGGPEKAIFANSFTNYADWESFLGLKNMAYGAMGENLCIDGLDESCVYVGDIHKVGSLVLQVSQPRKPCFKLSRRWGNENMATHIFETGLTGWYYRVITPGSCKAGDVIEVIEKDPVHMSILEVNRLFCAPNKNLNLLEKFNSLTTLPKSWYSDMERRIQGIYSTEYMRNL; from the coding sequence ATGGCAATAGTAAAAGCATTATTAATCGGCGAGGTGAAAAATTATGGCTCGCAAAGTGCGACTGATAAGCTAAATTTACCTTGGAGCTCAGCTATATTTAAAGTATCTCAAAATGGTGAAATTTTTGCAAATGAACTTGGCTTTGTGGGCGATAGCGTCGCTGATACAAAGCACCATGGAGGCCCAGAAAAAGCTATATTTGCAAATTCGTTTACAAATTACGCTGATTGGGAAAGTTTTTTAGGATTAAAAAATATGGCTTATGGTGCGATGGGAGAGAATTTATGCATTGATGGACTTGATGAGAGCTGCGTATATGTGGGCGATATCCATAAGGTGGGCTCGCTTGTGCTTCAAGTCTCGCAGCCTAGAAAGCCATGCTTTAAGCTCTCAAGAAGATGGGGCAATGAAAATATGGCTACTCATATCTTTGAAACCGGCTTAACTGGCTGGTACTACCGCGTCATCACACCAGGATCGTGCAAGGCAGGCGACGTGATAGAAGTTATAGAAAAAGATCCAGTTCATATGAGCATTTTAGAAGTAAATAGACTTTTTTGCGCTCCAAATAAAAATTTAAATTTACTAGAGAAATTTAACTCTCTCACCACTCTTCCAAAAAGTTGGTATAGTGACATGGAAAGACGTAT
- the dnaN gene encoding DNA polymerase III subunit beta codes for MKVLINKNMLESIVTNTNPYLEKRDLSAITSHIYISAKDGVLNIKATDHEIGLAYKLSNVKIVDQGYATANGKKLLDIIKSLKDEEVMLETVNNYLYIKQKNSKYKLPMYKFEDFPEFPTIEGKSKFDVDAVMLGRSLKKILPSIDSNNPKFELNGAFLDIKKDFINIVGTDTRRLSVFRFQTPTEKEFSLIIPKKAINEIQKLFFDKIEIYYDENILIAQSQNFEFFTKLINGKFPDYERVIPKEVRKRLQLSRDKMIEGIKTISMLSDTMKITFSKDNITFESVIEDNSEAKTMIDYQTGLEDEFFIGIKNRYLLDFLTSIEDENFELGFNESSLAFVVSSKELTTVIMPINL; via the coding sequence ATGAAAGTTTTAATAAACAAAAATATGCTTGAAAGCATAGTAACAAATACAAATCCATATCTTGAAAAAAGAGATCTTAGTGCTATAACTTCTCATATTTATATCTCAGCAAAAGATGGAGTTTTAAATATAAAAGCAACTGATCATGAGATAGGACTAGCATATAAGCTAAGTAATGTAAAAATCGTTGATCAAGGTTATGCAACTGCAAATGGTAAAAAACTACTTGACATTATAAAAAGTCTAAAAGACGAAGAAGTTATGTTAGAAACTGTAAATAACTATCTTTATATAAAACAAAAAAACTCAAAATACAAACTTCCAATGTATAAATTTGAAGATTTTCCAGAATTTCCAACGATTGAGGGCAAATCAAAATTTGATGTTGATGCTGTTATGTTAGGAAGAAGTTTAAAGAAAATTTTACCAAGTATTGATAGTAATAACCCAAAATTTGAACTAAACGGAGCTTTTCTTGATATTAAAAAAGACTTTATAAATATCGTTGGTACTGATACAAGAAGGCTTAGTGTATTTAGATTTCAAACACCAACTGAAAAAGAATTTTCACTAATAATCCCTAAAAAAGCTATCAATGAAATACAAAAACTATTTTTTGACAAGATAGAAATTTACTATGATGAAAATATCTTAATCGCTCAAAGTCAAAATTTTGAATTTTTCACAAAACTTATAAATGGTAAATTCCCAGATTACGAGCGTGTAATACCAAAAGAGGTAAGAAAAAGACTTCAGCTAAGTAGAGATAAGATGATAGAGGGTATAAAAACTATCTCAATGCTAAGTGATACAATGAAAATAACTTTTTCAAAAGACAATATAACATTTGAAAGTGTTATAGAAGATAACTCTGAAGCAAAAACTATGATTGATTATCAAACTGGCTTAGAAGATGAATTCTTTATAGGCATAAAAAATAGATACTTGCTTGATTTCTTAACTAGTATCGAAGATGAAAATTTTGAGCTTGGATTTAATGAAAGCTCGTTGGCATTTGTTGTAAGTTCAAAGGAACTAACAACAGTGATAATGCCAATAAATTTATAA
- the dnaA gene encoding chromosomal replication initiator protein DnaA, protein MIADEILENLSTQISPEEYQSYIKQLKFNEKASDDHIIVFTAPNELMAKFINTRYADKIAHLYEVRTGIKPNIEISSTKSSKVSKQNQINVKQIKTQSSILNPSYTFENFVCGASNQYAFLSAKAAAEKPGVLYNPLFIYGTTGLGKTHLLQSVGNHCLNKGKTVICVTSEQFMIDFTSHINNHSMPKFREKYRNCDVLLIDDVQFLGKTDKIQEEFFNTYNELLAKNGQIVMTSDRPPKTLKGFEDRMISRFDKAFMADITPPELDTKIAIIIKKCEFDKIDLNKEVINYIATNMGDNIREIEGAIINLNVFKTLMKEEITLDLAKSILKDLIKEKRENINFDTIVEIVSKELNIKQSDIKSKSRVTNIVEARRIIIYLAKMLTTNSMPQIANYFGMKDHSAVSHNIKKINELIQTNEIFSLKVTELKNKILTKG, encoded by the coding sequence TTGATAGCAGACGAAATTTTAGAAAATCTTTCAACACAAATTTCACCTGAAGAATACCAAAGTTATATCAAACAATTAAAATTTAACGAAAAGGCTTCAGACGATCATATTATCGTATTTACTGCACCAAATGAGTTGATGGCTAAATTTATAAATACAAGATATGCTGATAAAATCGCTCATCTATATGAAGTTAGAACAGGCATAAAACCAAATATAGAAATTTCATCTACTAAAAGTAGCAAGGTATCAAAACAAAATCAAATAAATGTTAAGCAGATAAAAACACAAAGCAGCATTTTAAATCCAAGCTACACATTTGAAAATTTTGTCTGTGGAGCGTCAAATCAATACGCATTTTTAAGCGCAAAAGCAGCCGCTGAAAAACCTGGCGTACTTTATAATCCACTTTTTATATATGGCACGACGGGACTTGGCAAGACTCACTTACTCCAGTCAGTCGGAAATCACTGCCTAAATAAAGGAAAAACCGTTATTTGCGTAACTAGCGAACAATTTATGATAGATTTTACCAGTCACATAAATAACCACTCAATGCCAAAATTTCGTGAAAAATATAGAAACTGCGATGTTTTACTAATAGACGATGTGCAGTTTCTTGGTAAAACTGATAAAATCCAAGAGGAATTTTTCAACACATATAATGAACTTTTAGCAAAAAATGGTCAAATAGTTATGACTTCAGATCGACCTCCAAAGACACTAAAAGGCTTTGAAGATAGGATGATTTCAAGATTTGATAAGGCTTTTATGGCTGATATTACGCCGCCTGAACTTGATACAAAAATAGCCATCATCATCAAAAAATGTGAATTTGATAAAATCGATCTAAATAAAGAGGTCATAAACTACATAGCTACAAACATGGGAGATAATATCCGTGAGATCGAGGGAGCTATCATAAATTTAAACGTATTTAAAACTCTTATGAAAGAAGAGATCACACTTGATCTTGCAAAAAGTATATTAAAAGATTTGATCAAAGAAAAACGTGAAAATATAAATTTCGATACTATCGTTGAAATAGTTAGCAAAGAACTAAATATCAAACAAAGTGATATAAAAAGCAAATCAAGAGTTACAAATATCGTAGAAGCAAGACGAATCATCATATATCTTGCAAAGATGCTTACAACAAACTCAATGCCACAAATCGCAAACTATTTTGGTATGAAAGATCACAGTGCCGTTAGTCATAATATTAAAAAGATAAATGAGCTAATACAAACTAATGAAATTTTTAGTCTAAAAGTTACTGAATTAAAAAACAAAATTTTGACAAAAGGATAA
- the ruvC gene encoding crossover junction endodeoxyribonuclease RuvC, with translation MVMKILGIDPGTKNCGYAILEKNKFKTTLLEAGLIKIKPNTLQYQITELCEGLDLIFKNHKFDEVAIEDIFFAYNPKTVLKLAQFRGALSLKILQLHGDFAEYTPLQVKKTVTGKAKADKEQVAFMVKKILGINKEIKPLDITDAIAIALTHANNLRIS, from the coding sequence ATAGTGATGAAAATTTTAGGAATCGATCCAGGTACGAAGAATTGCGGTTACGCGATACTTGAAAAAAATAAATTTAAAACTACTCTTCTTGAAGCAGGACTCATAAAAATAAAACCAAACACACTTCAATATCAAATCACCGAGCTTTGCGAGGGGCTTGATCTCATCTTTAAAAATCATAAATTTGACGAGGTTGCGATCGAAGATATATTTTTTGCTTACAACCCAAAAACGGTTTTAAAGCTCGCTCAGTTTCGAGGAGCACTTAGCCTTAAAATTTTACAGCTTCATGGTGATTTTGCCGAGTATACGCCGCTTCAGGTAAAAAAAACTGTCACTGGCAAGGCCAAAGCTGATAAAGAGCAAGTGGCGTTTATGGTGAAGAAAATTTTAGGTATAAACAAAGAGATAAAACCACTTGATATCACCGATGCGATTGCGATCGCGCTAACTCATGCAAATAATTTAAGAATAAGCTAA
- the gyrB gene encoding DNA topoisomerase (ATP-hydrolyzing) subunit B encodes MENNYGAENIKVLKGLEAVRKRPGMYIGDTNISGLHHMIYEVVDNSIDEAMAGYCDTIDVELTREGSAIISDNGRGIPVDMHPTEKISAATVVLTVLHAGGKFDKDTYKVSGGLHGVGVSVVNALSKKLVVNIKRDGKLHRQEFAKGIPQSDLEVIKTTNRTGTQVEFWPDDSIFEVTEFDDEILVKRFRELAYLNPKITINFKDQRNGRSESFHFEGGLESFVTDMNKANAVSKAVSFSGGEDDVMVDFALLYNDTYSENLLSFVNNIKTPDGGTHEAGFRAGLTRVITNYVQANAAAREKDTKITGEDIREGLIAVVSVKVPEPQFEGQTKGKLGSSYVKPIVQKMVFDVLTKYFEENPIEARAIMDKALMAARGREAAKKARDLTRKKESMSVGTLPGKLADCQSKDPVISELYLVEGDSAGGSAKQGRDRVFQAILPLKGKILNVEKARLDKILKSDEIKNMITALGCGIGDEFDAEKLRYHKIIIMTDADVDGSHIQTLLLTFFFRFLNKVVENGHIYLAQPPLYRYKKGKKEIYLKDEKALNEFLIETGIEGVDIEGIGSTDLIDFLKIVAAYRSVLKELEKRFNVLSAIRYMIENPDIVSKSYNEIFEILKNFLKAEGHNILNHYVSEDEIRIYVQTESGLEELVVNENLFTNPLYEEALYISQKIKERGLDLHSDVIDVLDEVEKNAKKGAYIQRYKGLGEMNPEQLWETTMNPENRRLLKIDINDAISASDTFNLFMGDEVEPRRNYIQDHAKDVKHLDI; translated from the coding sequence ATGGAAAATAATTACGGCGCAGAAAATATTAAAGTACTAAAAGGACTTGAGGCAGTTAGAAAACGCCCAGGCATGTATATAGGTGATACTAACATAAGCGGTCTTCACCACATGATCTATGAAGTAGTTGATAACTCTATCGACGAAGCGATGGCAGGATACTGCGATACGATAGATGTTGAGCTTACACGTGAGGGCTCAGCGATCATTAGCGATAATGGCCGTGGTATCCCAGTAGATATGCACCCAACTGAGAAAATTTCAGCTGCGACTGTTGTTTTAACTGTTCTTCACGCTGGTGGTAAATTTGACAAGGATACTTATAAAGTCTCAGGCGGTCTTCACGGCGTTGGTGTATCTGTCGTAAATGCACTTTCTAAAAAGCTAGTCGTAAATATCAAACGTGATGGAAAACTTCACAGACAAGAATTTGCAAAAGGTATTCCTCAAAGCGATCTTGAAGTTATAAAAACTACAAACCGCACAGGTACGCAAGTTGAGTTTTGGCCAGATGATAGCATATTTGAAGTGACTGAATTTGACGATGAAATTTTAGTTAAGAGATTTCGCGAGCTAGCATATCTAAACCCAAAGATAACTATAAATTTTAAAGATCAAAGAAATGGCAGAAGCGAGAGCTTTCATTTTGAGGGCGGGTTAGAGAGCTTTGTAACTGATATGAATAAGGCAAATGCTGTTAGTAAAGCAGTATCATTTAGCGGCGGCGAAGATGATGTTATGGTTGATTTTGCCCTTCTTTACAACGACACTTATAGTGAAAATTTACTAAGCTTTGTAAATAACATCAAAACTCCAGATGGTGGTACGCACGAGGCAGGCTTTAGAGCGGGCCTTACAAGAGTCATCACAAACTATGTTCAAGCAAACGCTGCTGCACGTGAAAAAGATACAAAGATAACTGGCGAAGATATCCGCGAGGGACTTATTGCTGTTGTGAGCGTAAAAGTGCCAGAGCCTCAGTTTGAGGGACAAACAAAGGGTAAACTAGGCTCAAGCTACGTAAAACCTATCGTTCAAAAGATGGTTTTTGACGTGCTTACAAAGTATTTTGAAGAAAACCCTATCGAAGCAAGAGCGATAATGGATAAAGCTCTAATGGCAGCTCGTGGTAGAGAAGCCGCTAAAAAAGCTAGGGATTTAACTCGCAAAAAAGAGAGTATGAGTGTAGGTACGCTCCCTGGCAAACTAGCTGACTGCCAGAGCAAAGACCCAGTAATTAGCGAGCTATACCTAGTGGAGGGCGACTCTGCGGGCGGTTCAGCAAAGCAGGGGCGTGATAGGGTTTTTCAAGCGATATTGCCGCTTAAGGGTAAAATTCTAAACGTTGAAAAGGCAAGACTAGATAAAATTTTAAAGTCTGATGAGATAAAAAATATGATAACAGCGCTAGGCTGCGGTATCGGAGATGAATTTGACGCTGAGAAGCTTAGATATCATAAGATCATCATCATGACCGATGCCGACGTCGATGGTAGTCACATCCAGACACTGCTTTTAACTTTCTTCTTTAGATTTTTAAATAAAGTTGTAGAAAACGGCCACATCTACCTAGCTCAGCCACCACTTTATCGCTATAAAAAAGGCAAGAAAGAAATTTATCTAAAAGATGAAAAGGCATTAAATGAATTTCTTATCGAAACTGGTATCGAAGGCGTTGATATAGAGGGTATCGGTAGTACGGATTTGATTGACTTTTTAAAGATCGTTGCAGCTTATAGAAGCGTCTTAAAAGAGCTTGAAAAACGCTTTAACGTCCTTTCAGCGATCCGCTATATGATAGAAAATCCAGACATCGTCTCAAAAAGCTACAATGAAATTTTTGAAATTTTAAAGAATTTCTTAAAAGCTGAGGGTCACAATATCCTAAACCACTATGTTAGCGAAGATGAGATTAGAATTTATGTGCAAACTGAAAGTGGCCTAGAAGAGCTTGTGGTAAATGAAAATTTATTCACAAACCCACTTTATGAAGAGGCACTTTACATTAGCCAAAAGATAAAAGAGCGCGGCTTAGACTTGCATAGTGACGTTATAGATGTGCTTGATGAAGTAGAGAAAAATGCGAAAAAAGGTGCATATATCCAGCGCTATAAAGGTCTTGGTGAGATGAACCCTGAGCAGCTTTGGGAGACAACTATGAACCCTGAAAATAGAAGACTTTTAAAGATTGATATAAACGACGCTATAAGTGCTTCTGACACGTTTAATCTCTTCATGGGCGATGAGGTCGAACCAAGGAGAAATTACATCCAAGACCACGCAAAAGACGTTAAACACTTAGATATATAA
- the queF gene encoding preQ(1) synthase, with protein sequence MSEELEIEMKYGEKILKEFDVESDLEVWENKQTRDYVIKITLPEFCCLCPRSGYPDFATIYLEYIPNKLVVELKAIKLYINSFMNRNISHEDSINEIYSVLEKKLEPKFMKIVGDFNPRGNVHTVIEISSDLVVKKPVEEKEFTPRTRERSSFGDKPRERRSTSDRGSSRGSSRAGGSRGGRDDKFQKDDKPRRSSNKEGFRKISYADDKKPKVVKKDK encoded by the coding sequence ATGAGCGAAGAGCTAGAGATAGAGATGAAATACGGCGAGAAAATTTTGAAAGAATTTGACGTGGAGAGTGACCTTGAGGTCTGGGAAAATAAGCAAACAAGGGACTATGTCATAAAGATCACTCTGCCTGAATTTTGTTGCCTTTGCCCTCGCTCTGGTTATCCTGACTTTGCGACGATATATCTTGAGTATATACCAAACAAGCTTGTTGTTGAGCTAAAAGCGATAAAGCTTTATATAAATAGCTTTATGAACCGCAACATCAGCCACGAAGATAGTATAAATGAAATTTACTCTGTTTTAGAGAAAAAACTTGAGCCTAAATTTATGAAGATAGTTGGTGACTTTAACCCACGTGGAAATGTCCATACAGTTATCGAGATCAGCTCTGATCTAGTGGTGAAAAAGCCAGTTGAGGAGAAAGAATTTACTCCAAGAACTAGAGAGAGAAGTAGCTTTGGTGATAAGCCACGTGAAAGACGTAGTACGAGTGATCGTGGCAGTAGCAGGGGCAGCAGTAGAGCTGGTGGCAGCAGAGGTGGCAGAGATGATAAATTTCAAAAAGATGACAAACCAAGAAGAAGCTCAAACAAAGAGGGCTTTAGAAAGATAAGCTACGCAGATGATAAGAAGCCAAAAGTAGTCAAAAAGGATAAATAA